In a genomic window of Poecilia reticulata strain Guanapo linkage group LG22, Guppy_female_1.0+MT, whole genome shotgun sequence:
- the olig4 gene encoding oligodendrocyte transcription factor 4 gives MDSDASSTCSRSSSPDLVVDDSAGSFFSNTIFQKYCKENRNGSEADQGRTEHGGGKTKSRSELSKEEMQDLRLKVNSRERKRMHDLNQAMDGLREVMPYAHGPSVRKLSKISTLLLARNYILMLSSSLEEMKKLVGDVYGGGAAAQSRSTAHSTISHAATSVHLPLHPLAQSLHSLVGSTPTALQHHSSPPSSAPAPHSPPSASFLGFHAPVQGLLKDPLHLGGSYRHFPGMPCPCTLCQPLPTATSTLHSLSMNK, from the coding sequence atggaTTCAGATGCCAGCTCCACGTGCAGCCGATCCTCATCTCCAGACCTGGTGGTGGATGACTCTGCCGGCAGCTTCTTCTCGAACActatttttcagaaatactgCAAGGAGAATAGAAATGGCAGTGAGGCTGACCAAGGCAGGACAGAACACGGAGGCGGGAAGACCAAGAGCAGGTCTGAACTCAGCAAGGAGGAGATGCAAGACTTGAGGCTCAAAGTCAACAGCcgggagaggaagaggatgcaTGACCTGAACCAGGCCATGGACGGACTGAGGGAGGTGATGCCCTACGCTCACGGACCTTCTGTTCGCAAACTGTCCAAAATATCCACCTTGCTTCTAGCTCGCAATTACATCCTCATGCTGTCCAGCTCTTTAGAGGAGATGAAAAAACTGGTCGGGGACGTCTACGGGGGTGGTGCTGCTGCCCAGAGCCGCTCCACTGCCCACTCAACTATCAGCCATGCAGCCACATCTGTTCACCTCCCTCTGCATCCTCTGGCCCAGTCCCTTCACTCTCTGGTGGGCAGCACACCTACAGCTCTGCAGCATcactcctctcctccctcttcaGCTCCAGCGCCTCATTCCCCTCCATCAGCTAGCTTCCTGGGCTTCCACGCTCCAGTGCAGGGCCTTCTCAAGGACCCGCTCCACCTTGGCGGCTCCTACAGACATTTTCCTGGCATGCCATGCCCGTGCACACTCTGCCAGCCTCTGCCGACCGCCACTTCCACGTTGCACAGCTTGTCTATGAACAAATGA
- the bsdc1 gene encoding BSD domain-containing protein 1 yields the protein MAEGEGWWGGWFQQSYQAVKDKSSEALEFLKRDLTEFSTVVQHDTACSIVATANAVKNKLAVEGSSETTEKVKKSLSSFLGVITDTLAPPPDKTIDCDVITLVATPAGTTEVYDSSKARLYSLQADPATYCNEPDGPPEQFDCWLSRFSLDEKKGEISELLVNSPSIRALYTKMVPAAVSHSEFWQRYFYKVFQLDQEEARRVVLKQRAEQSAHIETLGWEEEEEDDFIGAASPTHLPLASPSDTNPSARAAAPAETTLMSPVLSPSEEPNTTLSVSSDSISLPTQVEVQPPPAATELTKKLNEATLEDVVDNKPEEQKTERSDSAPEAQAEPSAATSVRSPASKQAEVAKEEGPQDLRVFELNSDSGKSTPSNNGKKGSSTDVSEDWEKDFDLDMTEEEVQLALSKIEDTGELDEDWENWD from the exons ATGGCTGAAGG AGAAGGCTGGTGGGGAGGTTGGTTTCAGCAGAGCTACCAGGCCGTGAAAGACAAG TCATCTGAGGCCTTAGAATTCCTAAAGCGAGACCTGACAGAGTTCTCCACTGTGGTTCAGCATGACACGGCCTGCTCGATCGTGGCTACAGCCAATGCTGTCAAAAACAAGCTTGCT GTGGAAGGGTCTTCTGAGACAACAGAGAAGGTGAAGAAGAGCCTGTCTAGTTTCTTGGGGGTGATAACAGACACTCTTGCTCCACCTCCTGATAAAACCATTGATTGCGATGTGATCACATTGGTAGCAACGCCAGCAGGAACCACAGAGGTATACGACAGTTCTAAG GCGCGTCTCTACAGTTTGCAGGCTGACCCTGCTACGTACTGCAATGAGCCTGATG GCCCTCCTGAGCAGTTTGACTGCTGGCTGTCCAGATTCAGTCTGGACGAGAAGAAAGGCGAAATATCAGAACTTTTGGTCAACAGTCCATCTATACGAGCTCTCTACACCAAAATG GTTCCAGCTGCTGTGTCCCATTCAGAATTCTGGCAGAGATATTTCTACAAGGTCTTCCAGCTGGATCAG GAGGAGGCGAGGAGAGTGGTCCTGAAGCAAAGAGCAGAGCAAAGTGCTCACATAGAGACCCTTggatgggaggaggaggaggagg ATGATTTTATTGGAGCTGCTTCACCAACTCATCTTCCCCTCGCGTCCCCGTCAGACACCAACCCATCCGCCAGAGCTGCAGCTCCCGCTGAGACCACCCTGATGAGCCCTGTCCTCTCTCCGAGCGAAGAGCCCAACACCACGCTCTCGGTCAGCAGCGACAGCATCAGCCTGCCCACGCAGGTGGAGGTGCAGCCTCCGCCCGCCGCCACAGAGCTCACCAAGAAACTGAACGAAGCAACGCTGGAGGACGTCGTCGACAACAAACCGGAAGAGCAGAAGACTGAAAGGAGCGACTCGGCTCCAGAGGCTCAGGCGGAGCCGTCCGCTGCGACGTCAGTGCGAAGTCCTGCTTCTAAACAAGCAGAGGTGGCGAAAGAGGAGGGGCCGCAAGACCTGAGAGTGTTTGAGCTCAACTCCGACAGCGGAAAGTCAACGCCCTCCAACAACGGCAAGAAAG GCTCTAGCACAGACGTCAGCGAGGACTGGGAGAAGGACTTTGACCTTGACATGACAGAAGAAGAAGTCCAACTGGCTCTGTCTAAAATAGAGGATACTGGAGAG CTGGACGAAGACTGGGAGAACTGGGACTGA